Proteins encoded in a region of the Pseudochaenichthys georgianus chromosome 20, fPseGeo1.2, whole genome shotgun sequence genome:
- the LOC117465688 gene encoding phosphatidate phosphatase LPIN2-like isoform X1, whose translation MNYVGQLAGQVLVTVKELYKGINQATLSGCIDVVVVRQPDGTFQCSPFHVRFGKLGVLRSREKVIDIEINGEPVELHMKLGDNGEAFFVRETEQHNEIVPAHLVTSPIPSEEHLLRSREPRCENIPPPSPEDSTSGNLQPCTNTTGKKKRKRRRKHKAEPRREEQSPPAGGEPELCELSSDEEEHTHSGWPSSLSVMKENMDHRQPSPLTALEWDSYPFSDADWSPRTTGEMSEPVSHKSDSELMLKPEESILRAESHMQWTWGEFPESTRVNKKDKSEPRMLTITPSENTHFRVILSTEAMEEREEERTDPICSIVKPEPRTIKPDQCSCSAQRHEALSGNTNMTSHKTDLSDLMSSSFTSGACPPKSDLSPKAAHAIRWKSSPPSCRGSVAADSAAVCPDSRSKPSDSPAKRREKGVSKRSQHQGPEDIYLDDLIALEPDVVARYFPKSDSEQVPKLWVERGRRSGSQSPQSVGSGAADSGTECLSDSAADLPDVTLSLCGGVAENSEIPKEKFMEHIITYNEFAEDPAIIDNPNLVVKIGNRYYNWTLAAPLILSMQAFQKSLPKATEEAWVKEKMPKKSGRWWFWRKSSVKSSSETKLETQESLPGETAPLQAPATHGQQSRDRGRRVLLPSGDWKRQKAAERSSDDETEELSAMTTAPTPTEHVQTEGPTPAPCHSYKKSLRLSSDQIASLKLREGPNDVTFSITTQYQGTCRCEGTIYLWNWDDKVIISDIDGTITKSDVFGHILPQLGKDWTHQGIAKLYNSVHENGYKFLYCSARAIGMADMTRGYLHWVNDRGTLLPQGPLMLSPSSLFSAFHREVIEKKPEKFKIQCLTDIKNLFLPSTHPFYAAFGNRESDVFAYKQVGVPVCRIFTVNPKGELILEQAKGNKTSYSRLSELVEHVFPLRSSQHSATFSCPEFSSFCFWRQPVPEVCVEELL comes from the exons ATGAACTACGTGGGGCAGCTGGCGGGGCAGGTGCTGGTCACAGTGAAGGAGCTGTATAAGGGGATCAATCAGGCCACGCTGTCGGGCTGCATCGACGTGGTGGTGGTCCGACAGCCCGATGGGACCTTCCAGTGCTCCCCTTTCCACGTTCGCTTCGGAAAACTGGGGGTCTTGCGCTCCAGGGAGAAAGTA ATTGATATAGAAATCAATGGGGAACCTGTCGAGCTGCACATGAAGCTGGGAGACAACGGAGAGGCTTTTTTTGTCCGAGAAACAGAGCAGCACAAC GAGATAGTTCCAGCTCACCTGGTGACCTCACCCATCCCCTCAGAAGAGCATCTGTTGAGGAGCAGAGAGCCCAGATGTGAGAACATTCCGCCTCCGAGTCCAGAAGACTCCACCTCTGGAAACCTCCAACCCTGCACCAACACAACcgggaagaagaagaggaagcgCAGGAGGAAGCACAAAGCGGAGCCACGTAGGGAGGAGCAAAGCCCACCTGCAGGAGGGGAGCCGGAGCTGTGCGAGCTCAGTTCAGATGAggaggagcacacacacagcggATG GCCATCTTCCCTCTCCGTGATGAAGGAGAACATGGACCACCGGCAGCCTTCCCCCCTCACCGCCCTGGAATGGGACAGCTACCCCTTCTCTGACGCCGACTGGTCCCCTCGCACTAC CGGGGAGATGTCGGAGCCCGTATCGCACAAGAGTGACTCGGAGCTGATGCTGAAGCCGGAAGAGAGCATTCTCAGGGCCGAGTCCCACATGCAGTGGACATGGGGAGAGTTCCCAGAATCCACCAGG GTCAACAAAAAGGACAAATCAGAGCCAAGGATGCTGACCATCACTCCCTCTgagaacacacacttcagggttATCTTGAGCACTGAAGCCATGGAGGAAAGGGAAGAAGAGAGAACAGATCCCATTTGCAGTATCGTGAAGCCAGAGCCCCGCACCATCAAACCTGATCAGTGCAGCTGCTCCGCTCAGCGCCACGAAGCTCTGTCGGGAAACACAAACATGACCAGCCACAAAACAGACCTTTCAGATTTAATGTCCAGCAGTTTTACCTCGGGGGCGTGTCCCCCCAAATCTGACCTCAGCCCAAAGGCAGCCCACGCAATAAGGTGGAAGTCTTCGCCGCCGAGCTGCCGGGGCAGCGTGGCtgcagactcagcagctgtttGTCCCGATTCAAGATCTAAACCCAGCGACTCCCCGGCCAAGAGGAGAG AAAAAGGTGTGAGCAAGAGGAGCCAACACCAGGGCCCTGAAGATATTTACCTGGACGACCTGATTGCACTTGAACCTGATGTCGTAGCCCGCTACTTCCCAAAAAG TGACTCTGAGCAGGTTCCTAAGCTCTGGGTGGAGAGGGGCCGGCGCTCTGGGTCCCAGTCCCCCCAGTCTGTGGGCAGCGGCGCGGCAGACAGCGGCACCGAGTGTCTGTCCGACTCCGCTGCCGACCTGCCCGACGTCACGCTGTCGCTGTGTGGAGGCGTCGCAGAGAACTCTGAGATCCCTAAAG AGAAATTCATGGAGCACATCATCACCTATAATGAGTTTGCAGAGGATCCAGCGATAATTGACAATCCCAATTTGGTGGTTAAAATTGGAAACAG GTACTACAACTGGACCCTGGCAGCACCGTTGATACTCAGCATGCAGGCTTTTCAGAAGAGCTTGCCTAAG GCTACAGAGGAGGCCTGGGTGAAGGAGAAAATGCCCAAAAAGTCTGGACGGTGGTGGTTCTGGAGAAAGAGCAGCGTGAAG TCATCATCAGAGACCAAGCTAGAGACACAAGAGTCCCTACCGGGAGAGACTGCCCCTCTCCAGGCCCCAGCAACACA TGGACAACAAAGCAGAGATAGAGGCAGAAGAGTTCTACTGCCCTCTGGTGACTGGAAACG GCAGAAAGCAGCAGAGAGGTCCAGCGACGATGAGACTGAAGAGCTGAGCGCTATGACAACCGCTCCGACACCTACTGAGCATGTGCAGACAGAAGGCCCGACCCCGGCGCCTTGTCACTCCTACAAGAAGTCCCTCCGCCTGTCCTCTGACCAGATA GCCAGCCTGAAGCTAAGGGAGGGCCCTAATGATGTCACCTTCAGCATAACCACTCAGTACCAGGGGACATGTCGCTGCGAGGGCACCATCTACCTGTGGAACTGGGACGACAAGGTCATCATCTCTGACATCGACGGCACCATCACCAA ATCAGACGTGTTTGGTCACATTCTGCCTCAGCTCGGGAAAGACTGGACTCATCAAGGCATCGCTAAGCTCTACAACTCCGTGCACGA GAACGGATACAAGTTCCTGTACTGTTCGGCCCGAGCGATCGGCATGGCTGACATGACGAGAGGGTATCTGCACTGGGTGAACGACAGAGGGACCCTCCTGCCTCAGGGGCCCCTCATGCTCTCCCCCAGCAGCCTCTTCTCTGCCTTCCACAG AGAGGTCATAGAAAAAAAGCCGGAAAAGTTCAAGATCCAATGCCTCACAGACATCAAGAACCTGTTCCTCCCAAGCACACATCCCTTCTACGCAGCCTTTGGAAACAGAGAAAGC GACGTGTTTGCCTACAAGCAAGTGGGCGTGCCCGTGTGTCGGATATTCACAGTGAATCCCAAAGGAGAGCTAATCCTGGAGCAAGCCAAAGGCAATAAAACATC ATACAGCCGTCTGAGCGAGCTGGTGGAGCACGTGTTCCCTCTCCGCAGCTCCCAGCATAGCGCCACCTTCAGCTGCCCCGAGTTCAGCTCCTTCTGCTTCTGGAGGCAGCCCGTCCCCGAGGTGTGTGTAGAGGAGCTGCTTTGA
- the LOC117465688 gene encoding phosphatidate phosphatase LPIN2-like isoform X2, giving the protein MNYVGQLAGQVLVTVKELYKGINQATLSGCIDVVVVRQPDGTFQCSPFHVRFGKLGVLRSREKVIDIEINGEPVELHMKLGDNGEAFFVRETEQHNEIVPAHLVTSPIPSEEHLLRSREPRCENIPPPSPEDSTSGNLQPCTNTTGKKKRKRRRKHKAEPRREEQSPPAGGEPELCELSSDEEEHTHSGWPSSLSVMKENMDHRQPSPLTALEWDSYPFSDADWSPRTTGEMSEPVSHKSDSELMLKPEESILRAESHMQWTWGEFPESTRVNKKDKSEPRMLTITPSENTHFRVILSTEAMEEREEERTDPICSIVKPEPRTIKPDQCSCSAQRHEALSGNTNMTSHKTDLSDLMSSSFTSGACPPKSDLSPKAAHAIRWKSSPPSCRGSVAADSAAVCPDSRSKPSDSPAKRREKGVSKRSQHQGPEDIYLDDLIALEPDVVARYFPKSDSEQVPKLWVERGRRSGSQSPQSVGSGAADSGTECLSDSAADLPDVTLSLCGGVAENSEIPKEKFMEHIITYNEFAEDPAIIDNPNLVVKIGNRYYNWTLAAPLILSMQAFQKSLPKATEEAWVKEKMPKKSGRWWFWRKSSVKSSSETKLETQESLPGETAPLQAPATQQKAAERSSDDETEELSAMTTAPTPTEHVQTEGPTPAPCHSYKKSLRLSSDQIASLKLREGPNDVTFSITTQYQGTCRCEGTIYLWNWDDKVIISDIDGTITKSDVFGHILPQLGKDWTHQGIAKLYNSVHENGYKFLYCSARAIGMADMTRGYLHWVNDRGTLLPQGPLMLSPSSLFSAFHREVIEKKPEKFKIQCLTDIKNLFLPSTHPFYAAFGNRESDVFAYKQVGVPVCRIFTVNPKGELILEQAKGNKTSYSRLSELVEHVFPLRSSQHSATFSCPEFSSFCFWRQPVPEVCVEELL; this is encoded by the exons ATGAACTACGTGGGGCAGCTGGCGGGGCAGGTGCTGGTCACAGTGAAGGAGCTGTATAAGGGGATCAATCAGGCCACGCTGTCGGGCTGCATCGACGTGGTGGTGGTCCGACAGCCCGATGGGACCTTCCAGTGCTCCCCTTTCCACGTTCGCTTCGGAAAACTGGGGGTCTTGCGCTCCAGGGAGAAAGTA ATTGATATAGAAATCAATGGGGAACCTGTCGAGCTGCACATGAAGCTGGGAGACAACGGAGAGGCTTTTTTTGTCCGAGAAACAGAGCAGCACAAC GAGATAGTTCCAGCTCACCTGGTGACCTCACCCATCCCCTCAGAAGAGCATCTGTTGAGGAGCAGAGAGCCCAGATGTGAGAACATTCCGCCTCCGAGTCCAGAAGACTCCACCTCTGGAAACCTCCAACCCTGCACCAACACAACcgggaagaagaagaggaagcgCAGGAGGAAGCACAAAGCGGAGCCACGTAGGGAGGAGCAAAGCCCACCTGCAGGAGGGGAGCCGGAGCTGTGCGAGCTCAGTTCAGATGAggaggagcacacacacagcggATG GCCATCTTCCCTCTCCGTGATGAAGGAGAACATGGACCACCGGCAGCCTTCCCCCCTCACCGCCCTGGAATGGGACAGCTACCCCTTCTCTGACGCCGACTGGTCCCCTCGCACTAC CGGGGAGATGTCGGAGCCCGTATCGCACAAGAGTGACTCGGAGCTGATGCTGAAGCCGGAAGAGAGCATTCTCAGGGCCGAGTCCCACATGCAGTGGACATGGGGAGAGTTCCCAGAATCCACCAGG GTCAACAAAAAGGACAAATCAGAGCCAAGGATGCTGACCATCACTCCCTCTgagaacacacacttcagggttATCTTGAGCACTGAAGCCATGGAGGAAAGGGAAGAAGAGAGAACAGATCCCATTTGCAGTATCGTGAAGCCAGAGCCCCGCACCATCAAACCTGATCAGTGCAGCTGCTCCGCTCAGCGCCACGAAGCTCTGTCGGGAAACACAAACATGACCAGCCACAAAACAGACCTTTCAGATTTAATGTCCAGCAGTTTTACCTCGGGGGCGTGTCCCCCCAAATCTGACCTCAGCCCAAAGGCAGCCCACGCAATAAGGTGGAAGTCTTCGCCGCCGAGCTGCCGGGGCAGCGTGGCtgcagactcagcagctgtttGTCCCGATTCAAGATCTAAACCCAGCGACTCCCCGGCCAAGAGGAGAG AAAAAGGTGTGAGCAAGAGGAGCCAACACCAGGGCCCTGAAGATATTTACCTGGACGACCTGATTGCACTTGAACCTGATGTCGTAGCCCGCTACTTCCCAAAAAG TGACTCTGAGCAGGTTCCTAAGCTCTGGGTGGAGAGGGGCCGGCGCTCTGGGTCCCAGTCCCCCCAGTCTGTGGGCAGCGGCGCGGCAGACAGCGGCACCGAGTGTCTGTCCGACTCCGCTGCCGACCTGCCCGACGTCACGCTGTCGCTGTGTGGAGGCGTCGCAGAGAACTCTGAGATCCCTAAAG AGAAATTCATGGAGCACATCATCACCTATAATGAGTTTGCAGAGGATCCAGCGATAATTGACAATCCCAATTTGGTGGTTAAAATTGGAAACAG GTACTACAACTGGACCCTGGCAGCACCGTTGATACTCAGCATGCAGGCTTTTCAGAAGAGCTTGCCTAAG GCTACAGAGGAGGCCTGGGTGAAGGAGAAAATGCCCAAAAAGTCTGGACGGTGGTGGTTCTGGAGAAAGAGCAGCGTGAAG TCATCATCAGAGACCAAGCTAGAGACACAAGAGTCCCTACCGGGAGAGACTGCCCCTCTCCAGGCCCCAGCAACACA GCAGAAAGCAGCAGAGAGGTCCAGCGACGATGAGACTGAAGAGCTGAGCGCTATGACAACCGCTCCGACACCTACTGAGCATGTGCAGACAGAAGGCCCGACCCCGGCGCCTTGTCACTCCTACAAGAAGTCCCTCCGCCTGTCCTCTGACCAGATA GCCAGCCTGAAGCTAAGGGAGGGCCCTAATGATGTCACCTTCAGCATAACCACTCAGTACCAGGGGACATGTCGCTGCGAGGGCACCATCTACCTGTGGAACTGGGACGACAAGGTCATCATCTCTGACATCGACGGCACCATCACCAA ATCAGACGTGTTTGGTCACATTCTGCCTCAGCTCGGGAAAGACTGGACTCATCAAGGCATCGCTAAGCTCTACAACTCCGTGCACGA GAACGGATACAAGTTCCTGTACTGTTCGGCCCGAGCGATCGGCATGGCTGACATGACGAGAGGGTATCTGCACTGGGTGAACGACAGAGGGACCCTCCTGCCTCAGGGGCCCCTCATGCTCTCCCCCAGCAGCCTCTTCTCTGCCTTCCACAG AGAGGTCATAGAAAAAAAGCCGGAAAAGTTCAAGATCCAATGCCTCACAGACATCAAGAACCTGTTCCTCCCAAGCACACATCCCTTCTACGCAGCCTTTGGAAACAGAGAAAGC GACGTGTTTGCCTACAAGCAAGTGGGCGTGCCCGTGTGTCGGATATTCACAGTGAATCCCAAAGGAGAGCTAATCCTGGAGCAAGCCAAAGGCAATAAAACATC ATACAGCCGTCTGAGCGAGCTGGTGGAGCACGTGTTCCCTCTCCGCAGCTCCCAGCATAGCGCCACCTTCAGCTGCCCCGAGTTCAGCTCCTTCTGCTTCTGGAGGCAGCCCGTCCCCGAGGTGTGTGTAGAGGAGCTGCTTTGA